The sequence TGAGGTTGGCTGCTTATTGTACTTGGCTCAAAGGAGTGACAAGTAAAACAGATCTCATGCCAATGAGACAGTGCAGAGCCTCAAACCGGCTGTCAATGTTATCACCCCCCCCTCCCagcaaccacacacaaacacacaccaggatAAAACTACTATGGTGTAGAAGTTAAGCTTCGCTGCCCACGatgaaggttatgagttcaaatcccgaAGCCGCTTTTAGCCCTTTAACCTTCAATTTCTCACATATTCAATTGGATTGTGCCTTGTTTGGCAAACGAGTAAATATAACGATTTGTGTTTTTACGTTCTCTACACATTGAAGCCCCAATGACCAGCGTCAATCAAACCGGTTCCGTCGATCGCAACCAGGTTGGAGATCCACTGCCGGATCAACGGGTTGCACTTTGTCAACCAGTCCTCGATGTCAAACCAACATATCTATTCTATTAAGACTTGCGGGTACAAAGGAAGTATTTTTTGCTGTTTCTGTAGTGTTTCTTtctattgtttttctttacaaattctacatatgttttttttgtatattgatTTGAACTTTGTCAAGTAGAGTGTACACAAGGACATCTACCGACTGCATGAAATAAGCATCCTAACtaggtcataaaaaaaaaccctgttgtAATTATGTGAGAATGTTGTAATGTGAGTTTATTTTGCTGTAGCACAGTTTATTGGGGACTTTTCCAGACTTGGATCCGTGTTACAATTTAGAAAAGTtagggctaaaaaaaaaagagaaaagaaataaaattcaaataaatatcaaGGCAATTGATAATTAGTTAGTTTTCACTGTGTTGTATTACTGTGCTGtcatgttgttattgttgtgtttctgtttcctcAAAATAAGGAGAAAAATTGTTCAGTACTGTTACGGTGGAGAGTTCTGTGTAAAGGAGTGACATGATTGAGACGAAATTGGATCAACTTGAGTTTATGCCTCAGTGAGAattgattatttgattattgTTGCACCCCTGAGGTTTGGATAGAATTAATCCTTTAGACTCGTGTGTTTCGcgtgtattgtttttttcccccctgcatGAATTTATGACgtgctttttaaacaaaaacgtAAACATGGTTTAACGTTGTAGTATTACTTCGTAGACGTGTAGAAGCTGGATGGATGTAACGTAGCAATCTGCACAGACTAACGCACACACTTTACTTTttccaatgttttttttgtgaatactGATAAAGAATATACACTGGCTTTATGGTGACCCTTAAGAGCCTAGGCACATCGATGCCCAGCTGTATCTTTTTGTCCTTATTTCCACCCAGGAGTGGAATTGGAAACACAATCCGAGAGCGATCAACTCTGTTACCTACAAACCCCTGAACTTCTGTCCACTAATGTCTTTGCAATACTACTGTCTTCCTGTAAGGTCTGATTTATTAAAAGTAAACCAACATGTGCACCTTCTGCCTGTGTTTTATGTTACTGTGTTATGTAAAGTGTGTGCTTGCTCCCAACACGAGCTCAACGGTTAAGATTCTGGCTGGAAAGTTGCATTTCTTCTCAGAGCACTTCGTTCGTATTCTGGCTCACCTGAACACGTGCAGAAAAGTATACAAGTACACTGAGGAGAAACAGACAGTAAAACACGtacttgtctcttttttttttgcccggCAAAAAAAATGTACGACTTCACTATTCCTGTGTGAAATAAATCACATCTCCGCACTAAACGGCCAATAAGAAAGCATCGTAAATCACGGTGTCAGAGCAGACATAAGACAGGAGTGCGGCGGTGCgtttgagaaaataaaagaagccGATTTATTATTTAGCGCTGACAGTGTTCTAGTAGTCAGTCCTGGATAAATAAATTTGGGAgtaaaaacatgacaaagaatGTAAGGCTCAACCCTGAGAATAGGATTCATAAAGTACAAGAAACAAGAAATGAATGAGAACATATTTGGTAATTTTTCTTGCATGGTTGTGTGGTAATATAAAGCTCAACACCATTTTGTCTGGGACAGAATTTCCTAAATCACATGACATTACAGCAACActtgcaaagaaatacaaagagAACATAGCTGAAGAAAAATATGGCACACAACATGGCTCAGTGTCATGGGGTCAGGATCGTGATAAACACGGTCATTTAACAAGTGCACACGGTTTTAACGTTCGTTTCATACCCTTGATTTCCAAATCGCTCTGAAGACTACTCAGAGCTCAAGCGAAAGAGCATTTGGATTTGACGTCACACGTCTGTTCGATGCTACGCGTAAGCAGAGTTCCGCGTGGATCGATTTTTTTCATCAAAGCCGAACGTCGTGAGGACAGCAGACGTTCTGAGCAAAGTGCTCCTTTAATTTATTACATTCTAATCAAGTTacttaaatattaatgttaaataactgGCAATTACATTATGCTGAAAATTAAGGTTGCTGATTTGTACCGTTTAACAGTACACAGCTCAGCAGTTATTACTTACACATGCTAATGGGATTAGTTGCATAGTGCCAAAATAACAAATAGCGTTATTGCCAGTACTATTTCATTATGTCTGTATTTCCAGGAGTGCCGGGATCAGTGAGTTTGGGAGTTAAAAAATTAAGGACAATACCGTTGTCCCAGCGTGGGATACAGGCTTAAACATACACGTGATGTGCACCATCAAGTGTAGTTCCCTCATTTCAGCCTTCTAGAAGaaacaacatttacaaataaattccCAAATATACAGAAAAGACTGTGCGAATGActcacaaatgtaaaaaaaaataaatgttgtgaACGAAGGAGAGCGACACAGGACAGACGACTACCGTGCTGACATCCGACAGCTGATGTTTGTCACGTTGGTGACCGACCTGCTGACTTGGATTTGCTTCAATACATTAGACATTTCACAAAGTCTATAAAAATTCCTCTGaggaaccattttttttttgtttgttttacattaaCATGTACACTTGCGGCTCAAAAAAGCCGAAAGCTTACAAATGAAATGAACCCAAACGTAATAAATAAGTTTCAGATGATTACACTACAAAGTCCATGAAATCATTACACCGTTAGTAGATTGGCTTTGTGCTGTGGTTACATTGAACAAATCTTcccagagagagggggggagagagggagagagagagggagagagagagagcgagagagagggagagagagagagagggggacagcgagagagagagagggacagagagggtgtgagtgagagtgagagagagagagacagagaaggtgtgagtgagagagagagagagagagagagagagagagagagagagagagagagaatcagtcTAGTTCTAGATTACATCCCACTGTCTTGAAGGATACTTTTCAGATACTAGGCTTCATCTGTAAACAGTCGCAAACGTGCAAAAGCTGTGTTTAGTCGTGTCAGAAATCAGTCGCTGCAGCTGACATTTGAAAGAGAAGTCTGTGACAGTGAAACGGCAGGAGAAAGCATTAAGGTATGTGGTGTCCGAGTCCCAGAGAGACTTTTCTGTCAGATGCTCTTGGTCTCTAGGTGTTGCAGAATAGTGGCTGAACTTGTCCTGAACAGACAGGATTCTGGTTCTGCAGGAAGACATAAGTGTTAGACgttatttaatacaataaactGATATATTGACTTTCTACAACTCATAATCTGAAACCAGTACCATTGAGCAGCatcctcttcccctgtcacctGTTGTTTTGCTTGTTAGATAATAAACTCTTAATGGATTTGTTctgcagagaaaataaaagaaaattaacaGCTGAAAGGTCTATGGACAaaggattaaataataaataaaactctgtTTCCATGACAACCATAGCAGACCTTCTTAATGGTTTGACTGAGTCCAAGATAAACAGTGGAATACAACAGAAATCTTTATTGGAGATACATGAGAGAGTTGGAAGagcttttatttcacttttataaACTGTCATGAAGCTTAAATCCTTTTAAAGACGCCTTTTGGCATTTTTCTAGACAAGCAATTTGTTCTCTCATTGTCAGTAAGCGCTTTATAAAGGTCAGGGTGGACACAAGGATGCCAGTCCACTATGtatacacactttcacacacacatccacaccgTGGGTAATTCAGCATAGCCAATACatctatttgtgtgtttttgggaGTGGGAGGAAACTTGAGAACCCATAAAAAACCCACAAGAACACGGAGAGATGGTCTGCATCTCCACACGGACAGTAACGTAATCAAAGTATTAAACCAAggatcctggagctgtgaggcactAACAAAACCTGCTGTGCTGATATACAccaatatattatttacattacatatgATTCAGAACTGTACCATGAGACGTATTAGGTTTAGTTTCTATGCAGCCCTGAGCTAAGGGAAAGAGGAGttagtggatggatggatggatggatggagaaggCTGGTTTTTCCATATTATTACTTCAGTTGTAATTCAGACTGCATGCAGCAGAGGGCTCTAAAGAAAAGCTAGACTGCCCTTGAACTGAACTTCTATTCCAAAACcctagaaataataataataataaataaaaaaaacctctacCTTGTGCTTTCTGCATTTCATTGAGAAGTTTTCCTCATATAAGACACAACCTGCGGAGATAAAAGGCAACACTAATGAAATAGCCTGactgagaaaataaacaagttCAGAGCTGGCAATAAAATATTGTTACACCGAAGCTAAAACTTCACGATGGAATCGATATGGACTTGATCTACAGGTGCTGTCCAAACTTGGTAGCCAAACATTCTTTTGATTTACAGACAGGTTCCATAAATCTTTTACcaatctttgtttcattatTCTGTTCATGCTCAAACACATTCCTTTCACATTTCAACACCaggcccccccaccccccgaaaAGAGTCTTGTTTCTCTGCACCCTCCAGCTTGCACAAGTTTGCACAGCAAACATGGCCAAAAGTGCAGCTGTTAACAGACGCGACGCAGTCGTCTCGGCAGGCGGTGCATCACCGAGAGCTGCTCGGCATGTCTTTCAAGAAGACCTGTTAaattgcacagaaaaaaaagaagaggaaacaGCTGTCTGTAATCATCGGTCAAAAGCCACTTACCTGACTGCATTGCACATATGTAGTGATACTTGTTAGGGCAGCCTTTGAAAAAGCAGCCCAATGTGGCTCCCATTTTGTGGCAAGAGGAGCAAATCTGCAAAGATGTAAATATTAGCACTTGAAAATGAAACCGTAAGATGCACCAACAGAAATGATGGAATATAATCGATCAGAGCCGTTACTTCAACTATCAGCTGTTGAGTTTCCTTCCATTAAGTGTATAATTAAAATAGCCAGAAACAGAAACGGCACATCGCTGCTATTGCAGATCGTTTATGGATTACTCGAGTCAACAGTTAAATAACATCTGGCTTTGTTCAaagtgtgattttacagcagtAGTTATGTACaggatgttgtgtgttatatatgAAGGAATACTACAAACTATCACTGCTTACATGCTCAGtatcagtgagtgtgtgtgtgcatccgaTCAGGTGCAGACATTAAGTCATTGAGCAATGTTAGAAGCTTCTGCAATAGAATTCCTGCTCGGTGCAAAAACAATGCGAGGAAACAACCAACCATTAAAACAACAACTACTCCGCATTGATCACTAACTCTGTGTCTCCCTTAAAGCCACTCCCttaaatgttaacaataacagtaacaaGAGAATTTAGACAACACTTGGTGAGTCTGCAGTGACAGTATCCATCTTGACAAATGTCTCAGGAAATTAGTATTCTGGTACTTAGTGCAGAGGTAACGTCCATCCCTTGTACACTGGATGTACCGATGCACTCTGGGTAATGGTATAAAGAAGATAATTTGTCCAGTGAGAAAAACTCTTCACTGTTTACAGATACTGTACTGTGGCCTAATGTTTATCATGCTAATTAAAGTCTATGGATGTAACTACATGCAGTGACCTTTCGTCATGGTGACTGAGAAAACCATGATGTATATGTTAATAACTTTagattatgtaaataaaacacgGCCAAGAACCACCTACTTTAGCAGAAAGCAATGGCAGATGACCAAGCGGAGAAATCTTTGGTTGCTTACCGCTAAATGATTCACATAAAACCATTCATCACATCTATTTATGGATAGAGCAACTCTTTTACCTCAGCAACGCTTTACCGCGTTTTGTTGCTTATTTCCGACACCCACTCAGTCTAATTTAAAATCTGTGTAATACAGTTTGATGGAAACCCTGCTCATGTGGCGTTATATTAAACAATCTCGTACCGTCTCCTTTGCCGTCTTAACGGCTCTCTCTAGCCCGTAAAGCTTTCCTCTCACGAGAAAGACCCCAGCTGACCATATGCCACAGTCCTCGTGGAGCCAGTACTCGCTGGCTTCTAAGGGCACTATGGGTGGGGCAAACCAGTCTGTCACAGTGTCTGTTCTGGATCTCTTAGCTGCATGGCTGCAGGAAAGCTCACCATCACTGCTCCACATTTGATAGGGCCCTAGAGCAGCTGCCTGCAGCTTGTGATGTGGCTTTCGAGTCTGATTGCTTGATGAATCAGTGTCACTGGAGTCGTCGTCTCTTGGCTCCTGTGGATTAGTAGGCAGCTTTGCTTCGGGCCGGAAACCCTCAGGATAGTATGGTCCATGCAAATCACCCAGGTCCATAGCGTTCGCTGAGCATCCGCAAAGGCAGCACACAAGAGCGTCCCAGCGTGTGCCCTCCACGGACACGCGGCCGTACTGCAGACACGGTGTGGTGGGCATTTTTCCTGACACGACCGGTGTAGGCCGCTTCCCTCGGCTCAGCCTGGCACTCTCATCAAGGTAGTTGATTACTGTACAGGTAGGATATGCTTTCAGTTCTACATGTATGAAAGGAGAAAAGGTCTCatctttcttttcccttttctcctCTTTGTAGCTGACATATTTGAGCTTTATTTCCGGCTCCTGTAGAGAGAACATGGAAGACTGCCCCGCTTTatgctttttccttttctttttaggTGTAGGGACTTTTTTCACTCTTGCTGGACTTTTGCTGCTTGTAGTTAAAGTAGGTTGCTTTAAAGGGCTTTTTGTCTGTTTCGATCTAGGCAGTGCAGTCTTTTTTCCTACCCTTACTGAAGAGGTGTTTGAGAATTTCTGTTGTTTCTTTGATTTCTTGACAGATGTGATGGGTTTGTGTGACAACCCCGGGGATGGGACAGTTAATGAATGTTTTGAAACAGTTTCAGAACATGAGGTAGATATTTTGCTTGAATCAGCTACATCTGTTTCTTCTGACGCTTCCTGTAATTGAGCTGTCTTTTTATTAGCTTCAGTCCCGACCTTTGGAGGACGCTCCTCCTCTAAAACATTGCTGTCGCCGTTGCCAAATGACACATTTTGGCCAGATCCCAGATGAGTGGTCTTATCTGGCTGGGTGTCAGAACGCTGACATTTTTTTGCAGATGAGACATGACTGGATTTGTACCTGGAAGGATAGATATTCTGAACAATGGCCTCTAACCTCATCCCTCTTGTAGTTCTTGGAGGAAGTTCTTTTCTTACTAGTGTTTCCTTTTTGGCAATTAAGCTTCTAGTTTGTGTTTTCACATTATGTGTCACATTATGTACACGTGTTGTCTCCTTCTGTACCTCAGATAATATCCTGCTCGGTTCAGACTGTTCTATACTGGATGTGTCAACAGTACTGTCTGTTAGTTCACTGCTAATGGTTGCACTTAATGCCTCTGGTGCAGATGATGAATCTCTCTCTTCCACACTCAGGAGAAGATCAGATTCCACATTACTCGATTCATTTTGCCTGATGTCAGTTTCTTCAGTGAGAAAGTTCTCTTCATTTTGGGGTTTTGCAGTCTGGGGCAGAATGGAAGCATCCTTTACCCCAATCAGTGAGGCAAAGGCGGGGGAATCTTCCAGTGCACTTATAAACTCGTGATTTAGTGCAACAGTGAGGCCTGCTGTCTCCTGATCGTCCGGTAAAATAACTGGTTCATCGGTTCTGGAGATCAGGAAAAGTACTTCTGGGTTGCCGTTCTTGTGCTGATCCACCAAGTTCTCAACGTGGCCAGCTGGAAAGCTCCCATCAATAGATCCTGTGTTCCACAAGCTCCCAATGGCACCGTTCTGAATGTCGTCCAGGTTGAGAGGGATCTTACATTCGGTTGGGCTGTTCTGCTGTAAAGATCTGAGCGTCTCCAGAGCAAGGCTCTCAACATCTTGTATACCACTGATGTTGTGTGCCTGCTGAAGAAGACATAGACTTGCAACATTTTCTGAAACCTGTCCTGACGTGACAAAATCGAAGGAACTGGCACAGGCGGCTAAGCCGACAGGCACGGTCACCTGCTGGAGGCAGTGCTGGTCCATTTCCACACACAGTGGCCCTCCTCCTGGATCTGTGACCAGCTGGCTAGCATCGTACGCAGTGGGGTGCAGAGAAAAAGCCTTGCTTATTGGAACACTGTAAATCTGTGAATGCTGTGAGAGTGAGTCATGGGCAGAAAACACATGGGACCTGGTCACATACGAGAGAGTAACTGTAGTGTTGGAAAGAGCATTGTCTGGTTGTATCTGCTCACTGGGCTGCGGTGAAGGATCAGTCTTGTCTTCTGGAAGCACTGACCCGTTGCTGGTCCCAGAACTTAGATACCAGCCTGGCGGCTGGACAACATGCAAGGCCTCAATCGAGTTGGTTTTCAACAAACATTCTTCGCTGTTCTTCGTCAGGTCAAAAACGTGAGGAAGGCTACAGGCTGAGGTCGAGAGTTCCTGAGGCTGTAAACCATCTGAGTTGTCAGAAGGCTGTTCCATATCAGCTGAAATACAAGCAAAAGACAAAGGAGttgtaaagaaaatgttttaagaAAATAGATTACGATCACACAAAGCAGCCAATAAGAATGTGCAAATTGCCTCTTAGGTCTGAATTTGGTGTGCATGGGACAGGCTCAGGAACAacacaaccctgaccaggataaagcacttactaACCCTGAATGTATGATAAGTATTAGTAGTAAAATGAAGGACCTCTGTAACAGCCAGTGTTCAATTTGTAGTGCTCGCCTTATGTCCATCAGTAAAGGAGCACTGGGTTTTAGTTAGGTCTGAGAAATATCTGAAATAAGGTACTGGAATTAAAATATACGTGTCCTCTTAAGTGTGAATGTGCATTTATAGTAAACAGCAGCTACAACATCTGGCTAACATCTGGAGGTATGTTCTatcagctgtttaaaaaaacagattaaataaacacaaataagaaAGGACACACTGAATATGTACAAGATAAAGTTAAAGACAAGATGGATAACAGCTGGTCGGATTTGTTAAAGAGAATGGTTACGACATGCCAACTTAACTATCTAGCTGCCACTAGCTAGCTAGATTAGCATTAGACTAAATCGTTTGGTCTTGTACCACTTTCTGAACACGGAACGTGACAAAACGTTATCGTCCATCAAGAGTCAAAACTCAGATGAGAAACAACTCGATTAAATTAGCAGGCTAATACTTTCAATCTAACTAGCTCGGCGGGGTTTTCCATGCTAAGCTAGTTTAGCAATGTTACCCATGTTATCAGACGACGCTCGTTTTGAAAGCTAGTTACAAGGTGTTACTGTGAACAGTCACACATCTGCCTCTCACATCTGTCTGCTATTGTTTCCCCCTGACAGAGCTGACTAACCTAGCAAGTCAAGCTAAGCTAATTAAATGAGATAGCTATAGCTCGTTAGCGTTCTAAACCATACAAACGTCCCAGAAATTGAATACAGCCGTACACAAAGCTAACCCATACACACGACGCTAATTAATAACGCCAAACGTGAATAACGCTGTTCATACTGTGACACTAGTCATCATCCTGTGCTAGCTGAAGCTAATGACTAAGTTAGCTAAAGCTACAACAAAGAAGCAAGCGGCTACATAAAAACTTACCCACAAAGAGACTTCGGATTAATACAAGGAATTATGAAATAATCTAAACTCCATTTCGACACCAATTAACTGAATATTTTAACTGTTAAAAACGTGTATAATAGTGTGCTGACTTTGGGCGAGACAATGACTAAGTGCTGTGTCCATAGTAAAGCTAAGCTAGCTTTGTCAAAGCTGTGCTAATGTTCAAGCATTATTGTCAGTGATGAGGCCATTATGGAGCATTATGGGACATGTaggaagaatccacactgtttACACGTTGAAAATAcgcttttttaaatgtactccTTCAcgaattgtttttatttctgtaagtgAAACTTTCTATTAGGTGTTTTGCCAAATCTTTCAGGGCAAAATAACTCTTATATACAGAAGAAACGCTTGATGTCAAGAACTAATGTGCAAAACGTGCTTaaaaaattcttattttagGGCCACAGGCTTTGTCATAAAATATATTCTGAGAAAAAAAGCccttacaaagaaaaaagtagcaataaatttgtaattattatgtGTAAAACTCCTAGTcttcatattattttaaaaatagttctaatattttgagtaaaaaaaaaaatcataacctTATAACAATTGGATCAACACAAATCTTCTCTCACGTCAGCTTCAGAACTTAAAATAGCTGCAAGAAACTGCATATATTTAGAAGCTATAACCACACCGACTTGGAGAAATTTGGCTGTTGTTGAAGAAATGGATGGAACAACGATCAATTATTATTGCTTGCCGTCCAATCAAATCACAGgctttcttatttttaaacaatgttaAAGGTGTTGTAACATCTAGCTCAGACGTCTACTTGATTTagtcatgtgtagtgtgtactcgACTAAGACACGGGCAAAAATACAGGgtgcaaaaatatttattgctAATAAACCTGCTGTCAGTCGGTGTACATTTGTGGTATATTTACAATAGCATTGTATAGAGGAATGAAAttgtgagcaaaaaaaaaacaaatatgacatttaaataaatacaagagaCTGTGACTGGACATCACTACAGACATTATCAACTTGAAGGGCAAGaggaaatgaaatttaaaaaaaaaaaaagaaaagaaaagaaaaaaacctccCAATCAGTGGATTGACCATCATGATTACATAAAGAAGCCCTCTATAgaaatctgtttatatattttacactagGAAAAAAAGCCCTCAAGATACAAACACCATGCTTTTAACTGGTCCACATTCAGCAACATTCAGTAATCTCCATGTACAAACCAACACTTCCAGGGATCAAGTAGTGTTTCCTTTTCACTTTGCCAGCCATCCGATTTCATCAGAATCGACAGGAAGCTGGAGGGACATATGTGATGTGCATAACCATAATCTACCATAATAAGCACATCTGCAGGTATGATTGTTTCTACTCTTTATTAAGGAAGTGTAATTAGAGTCATTACATATTTCTCCATCCTTTGGCTATTCACACATACTAGAGTTAAAACAGTAGCTGACACAGTCATGTTTAGTGTTATGAATGATAGATGCTTCATTAAAAACAACTATTTACATTaagacatgatttaaaaaagaaaaaaaaaagtcacagtaACTGAAGTGCACAAAACGCAGACTACAGACATAAAATTCAAACTTCATACCACGTTTATAATATGCTGTGTGCCGTGACCAGTGTGTTTCTAAGTGATTAATTACTGGGATAAAATATGGTGGACCTCTATAACATGCAGCAAAGCCAGGCTGAGGCGTCAAGTTTCAGAACTCCTTTGTGTCCTTGTTGTCAAACAAGTGGAGTCTTTGCTCAGCTGTTAAGCCTTCCTTAAGActctgagaagagaagagacgagacgagacacaGGACAAGGAATGGTCAATGCCATGAGAAACAATGATAAGTGAACAATAACCTGATCCGACATGCTGAAATTTAGTGACATGCTTCTGTGAGGCGTGAACTTATgatctcttataccacagcactgtagACTTCTCTGTAGACGAATTTAAAGAATTGGCTAATGGTATTATTCAACAGTGCAAGCTGTAATTCAAAgcttttttgggttttttttaacactgagTG is a genomic window of Tachysurus fulvidraco isolate hzauxx_2018 chromosome 8, HZAU_PFXX_2.0, whole genome shotgun sequence containing:
- the si:dkey-94l16.4 gene encoding transcription factor 20 isoform X1 gives rise to the protein MADMEQPSDNSDGLQPQELSTSACSLPHVFDLTKNSEECLLKTNSIEALHVVQPPGWYLSSGTSNGSVLPEDKTDPSPQPSEQIQPDNALSNTTVTLSYVTRSHVFSAHDSLSQHSQIYSVPISKAFSLHPTAYDASQLVTDPGGGPLCVEMDQHCLQQVTVPVGLAACASSFDFVTSGQVSENVASLCLLQQAHNISGIQDVESLALETLRSLQQNSPTECKIPLNLDDIQNGAIGSLWNTGSIDGSFPAGHVENLVDQHKNGNPEVLFLISRTDEPVILPDDQETAGLTVALNHEFISALEDSPAFASLIGVKDASILPQTAKPQNEENFLTEETDIRQNESSNVESDLLLSVEERDSSSAPEALSATISSELTDSTVDTSSIEQSEPSRILSEVQKETTRVHNVTHNVKTQTRSLIAKKETLVRKELPPRTTRGMRLEAIVQNIYPSRYKSSHVSSAKKCQRSDTQPDKTTHLGSGQNVSFGNGDSNVLEEERPPKVGTEANKKTAQLQEASEETDVADSSKISTSCSETVSKHSLTVPSPGLSHKPITSVKKSKKQQKFSNTSSVRVGKKTALPRSKQTKSPLKQPTLTTSSKSPARVKKVPTPKKKRKKHKAGQSSMFSLQEPEIKLKYVSYKEEKREKKDETFSPFIHVELKAYPTCTVINYLDESARLSRGKRPTPVVSGKMPTTPCLQYGRVSVEGTRWDALVCCLCGCSANAMDLGDLHGPYYPEGFRPEAKLPTNPQEPRDDDSSDTDSSSNQTRKPHHKLQAAALGPYQMWSSDGELSCSHAAKRSRTDTVTDWFAPPIVPLEASEYWLHEDCGIWSAGVFLVRGKLYGLERAVKTAKETICSSCHKMGATLGCFFKGCPNKYHYICAMQSGCVLYEENFSMKCRKHKNKSIKSLLSNKQNNR
- the si:dkey-94l16.4 gene encoding transcription factor 20 isoform X2, whose product is MEQPSDNSDGLQPQELSTSACSLPHVFDLTKNSEECLLKTNSIEALHVVQPPGWYLSSGTSNGSVLPEDKTDPSPQPSEQIQPDNALSNTTVTLSYVTRSHVFSAHDSLSQHSQIYSVPISKAFSLHPTAYDASQLVTDPGGGPLCVEMDQHCLQQVTVPVGLAACASSFDFVTSGQVSENVASLCLLQQAHNISGIQDVESLALETLRSLQQNSPTECKIPLNLDDIQNGAIGSLWNTGSIDGSFPAGHVENLVDQHKNGNPEVLFLISRTDEPVILPDDQETAGLTVALNHEFISALEDSPAFASLIGVKDASILPQTAKPQNEENFLTEETDIRQNESSNVESDLLLSVEERDSSSAPEALSATISSELTDSTVDTSSIEQSEPSRILSEVQKETTRVHNVTHNVKTQTRSLIAKKETLVRKELPPRTTRGMRLEAIVQNIYPSRYKSSHVSSAKKCQRSDTQPDKTTHLGSGQNVSFGNGDSNVLEEERPPKVGTEANKKTAQLQEASEETDVADSSKISTSCSETVSKHSLTVPSPGLSHKPITSVKKSKKQQKFSNTSSVRVGKKTALPRSKQTKSPLKQPTLTTSSKSPARVKKVPTPKKKRKKHKAGQSSMFSLQEPEIKLKYVSYKEEKREKKDETFSPFIHVELKAYPTCTVINYLDESARLSRGKRPTPVVSGKMPTTPCLQYGRVSVEGTRWDALVCCLCGCSANAMDLGDLHGPYYPEGFRPEAKLPTNPQEPRDDDSSDTDSSSNQTRKPHHKLQAAALGPYQMWSSDGELSCSHAAKRSRTDTVTDWFAPPIVPLEASEYWLHEDCGIWSAGVFLVRGKLYGLERAVKTAKETICSSCHKMGATLGCFFKGCPNKYHYICAMQSGCVLYEENFSMKCRKHKNKSIKSLLSNKQNNR